A single window of Nicotiana sylvestris chromosome 5, ASM39365v2, whole genome shotgun sequence DNA harbors:
- the LOC104247231 gene encoding pathogen-associated molecular patterns-induced protein A70-like, protein MIESVASWFTPAVLFCFLNLMIGTIFITSSRKTDTKKQHQQSTENSIPQLTRSPSLLQRVRSFNFSFPDPFSSVTHDFSVNSPQLDRSPSLLQRVRSINLSFSRLEKPGPIPSVAQHADPYEEEVQKVDNIEPQIESHVTRTKSATCVETPVKIPTRTMMKSASEKMAVAEKEEEADQVDWRRPATTRETASFGEDEAVDEKADDFINMFRQQLKLQRLDSIIRYKEMLNRGVGK, encoded by the coding sequence aTGATTGAATCTGTAGCTAGCTGGTTCACTCCCGCAGTTCTCTTCTGCTTTCTGAACCTCATGATTGGAACTATTTTCATCACTTCAAGTCGCAAAACTGATACTAAGAAACAACACCAACAAAGTACAGAAAACTCAATACCCCAACTCACTCGAAGTCCATCTTTGTTACAACGAGTCAGGTCCTTTAACTTCTCTTTCCCTGACCCATTTTCCTCCGTCACTCATGACTTTTCCGTTAACTCACCACAACTCGACCGTAGTCCATCTTTATTACAACGGGTCCGCTCCATCAACTTGTCTTTCTCCCGGTTGGAAAAGCCCGGTCCAATTCCTTCTGTGGCCCAACACGCCGACCCATATGAAGAAGAAGTtcaaaaggttgataatattgAACCGCAGATTGAGAGTCACGTGACAAGGACTAAGTCTGCCACGTGCGTTGAAACGCCGGTTAAGATTCCGACGAGGACGATGATGAAGTCGGCAAGTGAGAAGATGGCGGTGGCGGAGAAGGAGGAAGAGGCGGACCAGGTGGATTGGCGGCGACCGGCGACGACGAGGGAAACAGCGTCGTTTGGAGAAGACGAAGCAGTTGATGAAAAAGCTGATGATTTTATTAACATGTTTAGGCAGCAGTTGAAGTTACAGAGGCTTGATTCTATTATTAGGTACAAGGAAATGTTGAACAGAGGAGTTGGGAAGTGA